Proteins co-encoded in one Deinococcus roseus genomic window:
- a CDS encoding ABC transporter ATP-binding protein, whose product MKLELRSLQAAYGKVQVLWDVSLSVEEGQFVALIGANGAGKTTTLRAVSGLMPLKGGRILLQGQDISRMPSAQRVQQGLGHVPEGRQLFPGMTVLENLELGAQVRTASWQVKDQTLGTVFDLFPRLAERQGQLSGTLSGGEQQMVAIGRAMMALPRVLLVDEPSLGLSPLLTGVVFKALKEINKQGVGVLLVEQNVRQSLQLADQAYVLENGQVVREGSGQALLEDPEVQRAYLAF is encoded by the coding sequence ATGAAGCTGGAACTCAGATCCCTTCAGGCGGCTTACGGCAAGGTGCAGGTGCTGTGGGATGTCTCCCTGAGCGTGGAGGAGGGGCAATTTGTGGCCCTGATTGGAGCCAATGGTGCAGGCAAAACCACCACCTTGAGGGCGGTCAGTGGCCTGATGCCCCTCAAAGGCGGAAGGATCCTGCTGCAGGGACAGGACATCTCCAGAATGCCCAGTGCCCAGCGGGTGCAGCAGGGTCTGGGGCACGTTCCAGAAGGCCGTCAGCTGTTTCCAGGCATGACCGTGCTGGAAAACCTGGAACTCGGGGCACAGGTGCGTACCGCCTCCTGGCAGGTCAAGGACCAGACCCTGGGGACTGTGTTTGACCTGTTCCCCAGGCTGGCAGAGCGTCAGGGTCAGCTTTCGGGCACCCTCTCGGGTGGAGAGCAGCAGATGGTGGCGATTGGCCGCGCCATGATGGCCCTGCCAAGAGTCCTGCTGGTGGATGAGCCCTCTCTGGGTCTCAGCCCCCTGCTGACGGGTGTGGTGTTCAAAGCCCTCAAGGAAATCAACAAACAGGGGGTGGGGGTGCTGCTGGTAGAACAGAATGTGCGACAGAGTCTGCAACTGGCAGATCAGGCCTATGTGCTGGAAAACGGTCAGGTGGTGCGGGAAGGTTCGGGTCAGGCCCTGCTGGAGGATCCTGAGGTGCAGCGGGCTTACCTGGCCTTCTGA